Part of the Triticum urartu cultivar G1812 chromosome 2, Tu2.1, whole genome shotgun sequence genome, GTTGGAGACTCCGACGGCCTTGACGAGACCTTGCTCGTACGCATCCGCCAGTCCATCAAGGTACCCTGAAATAGTTAACCATGCGAGCAAGAACATGCGGTCCATCAAGTCTGTCCATGCACCTTGACCTTGAATCGACATGAATAGGTCCTATATAATTATAAGTAATATATAATTGGATACCTTCGTTTCCCCATAGCCCTGGCCTGAAAAAGATAGCAAGTGTTTGTCCGTCAGCAAAAGTCTGAAGAATACAGTACGTAATTCAGAACTAGACAGAGATTCAGACAAGTTAATAAGGATTGACGGACCAGTGGAGCTGGTAGAGCTCGACGGAGGGGAGGCCGAGGCGCTCCAGCGACTTCTTGAGCGCGGAGAGGACACTGCCACGTCCGAACCTCCAGGGTAGCGCCGCAAACTTGGTGGCCACGGTCACCTCCACCGCCCCCTTCTGCTGCCTCTCCCTGATGAAACTGTCATCAACATGCATGTAAGGACACGCATCCATCACTAGTCATCGATATAATTTCATTTGTGAACAAATTTGTTGAATTTCTGATGGTGGTAAATTATGGACAAGTGATGGGATGGTTTACGTACTCTCCCAGTAGGCTTTCTGAATTCACTGCTCCCATGAGCTGCATGGGGACACAAGACATAAAAGTTACCTACTAACTATTGTGCTTTAATTTGGGACTCCTATGAGCTGGCTTGATTTGATCTTACCGCTGTGCCGTATACTTCGGCGGTGTCAAAGAAAGTCATTCCGCTGTCGATGCTGGCGTCGAATGCTGCTTTAGCCTCCTTCAGTCTCCTGTCTGCATGCCAAATCAACCCTTTTTTAGGATGGAAACCCTGAGTACTTGAATAGTGATAGCGAGGTGTAGACACTTATTTAAAACGGAGCGAGTAATACGATAGTAGTAATTTTTTAGGCTACACGTGCGGTTCTTCTTTCCCGCAGGCTAAATAACCTGGATATGATGCATGCATGGGAAGCATGCCCAGGGTTTAAGAGCGTTAATTTCGTAGTCACACTTTCTGACTGGTCCTGTGAAGGACGTAGAGTGACCAGGCATGTTGAGTTGCAGATGTAGGTAACACAAACACATGACAGTTGACACGGCACCACGACTACGTGTACAGCGAAACTAGTATACAGGTTTAGCCGCCAAGTTTAAGCAGTTCAAAGTCCAATTTCATCGTGCGTCGTCTCGACGAGGACACCATGTAGTGATCTAAAACGTCGTATGTATATTAATTTGCAGAGGGAGTAATTATTAATTGGAGGCGACAAAATAAAAATCACGAGACGAGTGACTCACCATCCCACTCGGAATCGTTCCAGTAGGTGGTGTCGCCCCACGACCAGGCGCCGATGCCGAGCTTGCTCACCGCTACGCTGGACTCGCCCAGTCTCACCTTGTCCCCCTCCGCCACCTTCGCCCCCGCACCCGCCCTCGGCGGTCGCAGCGCCGCCATCGCTCTCCTCTCCTGCCGCCGGCCGTCCAGCGGGCCGAAGCAGCAACCCACGCCGCGGCCGGTGCCGACCTGCAGCGAAGCCATTCCTAGCTAGTTGCAAGCTCCAGCTAGTACTGTACTTTGCTCGCTCGCTCGGCCGCTGAGCCACCAGCCACCACTCGATCTCTTAAAAAGCTCTCAGCTCGATCGGCCGTTGCGCTGGGGCTTAACTAGTTTGTCTGGCCAGGAGGAGAGGGGACGAGGAGGAACAGGGAGAGGGCCTGCGGCTTGGTTGGCGCCTTGGCCGCTAGCCGGACACAATTGGCGCCTAGCTCAGATACTTTGTGCGAGTGTGGCTGCATCGGCCTCGCCCGGAGCTGTCTACCAATTCTAGTGTTGTAGGCGCTATGCTAGCTATGTTTCGGAGCCGCGACGTGACGCACGTGGACGGTCTGCTGGACCCCACCTTTTCGTTGCCACATGGGAGAAGAAATAGACGGTCAGCATTTCCACGGACATGGTAAATCTGATGACTAAGCAGTTTTTTATAGTTTTTTTTAAAAGCAGCCTTTTTAGGTTAAGATCATCTACAGGGTATCCCAAATCCGACTCAAACGCCCGGACGGAAGCCCGGTCAGTGACCACTCAGAAAAACTCGATCCAGACGAGCGTCTCAAACGGCTCTCAAATGCCAGGGCTGACCAGCACCCttcatatccagcccaaatatggggATGCCCGGACGCGACCGTGCGTGTTCGGCACGTCTGATTGATGGTGGAGCCTCACGCGGAATCATCCGAAAACCCGGCGGTCCGATGTACGTCTCCTCCGATGGGATGTGAACGCCGCGTGGCACTGCTCCGGCTCATGCCCGAGGCCAAATCCGGCTATTTAAGTTGGTAGGCGTCCCCAACCCTAACCACATCCACCTTCTTCCTCTTCGCATCATCAGCTTGAGCCCATCAACCTCTCTCCTGCTCCACCGCTCTTCTCATGTCATCTGGTTTGCCATGGCCTGACAAAAGAAGATGACGTATGTTGTACACATGCCGGAGCCCCGGTTATAGATTGAGGAGGCACTACTAGAGAAATGCTTATACACAGAAGCTCAGTAGTAGCGCTTTTTATAAGAAAGTGCTGCTGCTAAAGAACGGTAGCGTTTGTCACTGAAGAGCGCTGCTACTATTcatgtagcagtagcgcttttgTTATAAAAAACGCAACTACTATAGTCGCCAACGGTTGCATGGCAGTGTAGGTATACTAGTAGCGCTCGTAATtaaaaagcgctactgctattgtACATAGCAATAGCGCTGTCCTCTAACGAGCACTACTAGCGGTTATTGCTAAAGAGCGCTACTATTACGCTTACCTTATCCACACCCGGCGCCCCGCGCGCGTCCCTCACTCTCCCTCACACACTCTCACTCGCCGCATGTCGCCTGCTGTCGCCGCCAtcgcccgccgtcgccgccgacgtCCCCAAGGTATCTgcctccctccctcctcctctcGCCGCCCTCCCATCCCTCcctcccttctcctcctctcgTCGCCCTTCtctccccctcctctctcctccctctcctccgGCGGCCCCCTCCGATCCTCTTGCCCCCTCTCCGGCGGCCCCCTCCTCCCTCTACTGctctctcctcctccctcctcctccttccccttcttcccctcctcctccctcctccttcccctccttcccctcctcctcctcctggcctcctcccacctcctcctcctccccctttctGTAAATAGGTTTTATTTTTTGTTAAATGTAGGTTTTTGTTTTTAGTAAATGTAGCTTTTTAGTATATTTTGTTTTTAGAAAATTTGAATAAGTAATTTGAAAAGAATATGTAAATGTAGGTCTTTTGAATAGAATAGGAAATTTTTAGAAATTTTAAATAAGTAAATTTGAATGTAATAAAATATGAAATTAAAAAAAGTAAATGTAGGTCTTTTGAATAGAATAGGAAATTGTTAGAAAATTTGAATAAGTAAATTTGAATAGAATAGGAAATTATAAGTAAATTTGAATAAAATAATTAAATGTAGCTTATGGAGTTTCACTAAGTCCTAAGATGACGATAAttaaatttcaggcgctcgatatgtccttatttagcaaaggtcatgccggatttttccgtgaattctggcatgacttgtgctagaatatgtaggatatatcgagtggcctagattttctagaaaaataattaaacgacatttccggttgactttaagtctgtcgaggcTCCATCATCGACGGTCGAAAAATCAGTGAGggagtgtatccaccatatatgagagaggacgaagaatcccgactgttgtcgtgggggtcgtttctccttcttctccgggtgctagacctttgttatgcactaggggaaggaggagtaacgaccatcaccgacgaTCGCAAATGTTAGAGAGGAATCAGTGAGTGAGATCGAGTCTCCACCACATATGAGAGGACGAAAAATCCCGATTGTTGTCATGTgggtcgcttctccttcgttcccgtgTGCTAGACTCGGCAGACCGATAGTCAACCTGTGATGAagaataatgatctaatttagtttttgtagtacatatattgaattgtacaagtttaatctttgaattatgaacataggaaatgtcgtcatcggacgacgaaagtctcccgggggagtgcagctggtgcaaCAACGACCGAGGTCtatgcgacaggcctcacctggacgaagatcggcgcttcagcattaagatCCAGGAGACCTttgatgttgaaacggtacgcaacgacgacaagtgtttttttgtAATTAAACATggcttcaactatttcaacgtgtaattttcatcttttacaatttgagtagcttatcccatgccatgcaagacgctatgtcttggagaggatggattttgaagaccatgaaatttcgaaacaaagaaaattcacctaaggacccatcatggtatggattttgaagtaaatccatacaattctgagagcgtaacccattttggttgcacaaattgggaagcactttgcaagatgtatggtttttatgagggtatccTTGTcgccatggatcttggtgatcctgacatcgaacaagacaatatggacatttgggtccttgttgatacgcttccaattctaccactatgtgagtttctcaaacatagttattaactaatttatattgtttatttgaAAATAGTTGACATCTTATTTCCATTGATAGCTTATTTCCATTCTTCAAACAAAGTGCGAAagatggtagacagaacctactacgccgatggctctgagttaacttatcaggagaaaaatcatctgatcacattttgtactgatcttgagaattacactATCTATTATCAAACccctccacattatggtcaatacgtgccactagtgcatgtgttgaactacggtaacatccatggagatgccatggtaagattttttactattacgacatccgtgcaccttttgcataaattcttttaaaacttaactacattgctaactacgaagttattactatgtttttcaacagaaaat contains:
- the LOC125537400 gene encoding uncharacterized oxidoreductase At1g06690, chloroplastic-like, translating into MASLQVGTGRGVGCCFGPLDGRRQERRAMAALRPPRAGAGAKVAEGDKVRLGESSVAVSKLGIGAWSWGDTTYWNDSEWDDRRLKEAKAAFDASIDSGMTFFDTAEVYGTALMGAVNSESLLGDFIRERQQKGAVEVTVATKFAALPWRFGRGSVLSALKKSLERLGLPSVELYQLHWPGLWGNEGYLDGLADAYEQGLVKAVGVSNYNEKRLRDAHARLKKRGVPLAVNQVNYSLIYRTPEENGVKAACDELGVTLIAYSPIAQGVLSGKYTPENPPTGPRGNTYTPEFLTKLQPLMNRIKEIGVSYGKNPTQVSLNWLTCQGNVVPIPGAKNAGQAMEFAGALGWSLAADEVEELRTLAREIKGIKMPIEES